A genome region from Mycolicibacterium litorale includes the following:
- a CDS encoding proline iminopeptidase-family hydrolase produces the protein MSVETRTVPFREHETWVRIADPDEPRGGLLPLIVLHGGPGMAHNYVRNIAELADETGRRVVHYDQIGCGNSTHLPDAPADFWTPELFVEEFHAVRSALGIEHYHLLGQSWGGMLGAEIAVLRPPGLASLSICNSPASMELWMAAAAELRAQLPPETQAALDRHEEAGTVTDPEYLAATEEFYVRHVCRVVPTPKDFVETVEQMEAEPTVYHTMNGPNEFYVLGTLREWSIIDRLGAIAVPTLVVAGEFDEATPATWAPFVENIPGARSHVFPDASHCSHLEKPEEFRAVIADFLAANDPTA, from the coding sequence ATGTCTGTCGAGACCCGCACCGTGCCGTTCCGCGAACACGAGACCTGGGTGCGGATCGCCGACCCGGACGAGCCACGTGGCGGGCTGTTGCCGCTGATCGTGCTGCACGGCGGACCGGGGATGGCGCACAACTACGTGCGCAATATCGCGGAGTTGGCGGACGAGACCGGGCGGCGGGTCGTCCACTACGACCAGATCGGTTGCGGCAACAGCACGCATCTTCCCGACGCCCCGGCGGACTTCTGGACTCCGGAGCTGTTCGTCGAGGAGTTCCACGCGGTGCGCTCGGCGCTGGGCATCGAGCACTACCACCTGCTCGGTCAGTCGTGGGGCGGCATGCTCGGCGCCGAGATCGCGGTCCTGCGGCCGCCGGGACTGGCGTCGCTGTCGATCTGCAATTCGCCGGCGTCGATGGAGCTGTGGATGGCGGCGGCCGCCGAACTGCGGGCCCAGCTCCCGCCCGAGACCCAGGCGGCGCTCGACCGGCACGAGGAGGCCGGAACCGTCACCGACCCCGAGTACCTCGCGGCCACCGAGGAGTTCTATGTGCGCCACGTGTGCCGGGTGGTGCCCACGCCGAAGGACTTCGTCGAGACCGTCGAGCAGATGGAGGCCGAGCCGACCGTCTATCACACGATGAACGGCCCCAACGAGTTTTACGTGCTGGGCACGCTGCGCGAGTGGAGCATCATCGACCGCCTCGGTGCCATCGCGGTGCCGACGCTGGTGGTCGCCGGGGAGTTCGACGAGGCGACACCGGCGACGTGGGCGCCTTTCGTGGAGAACATCCCCGGCGCGCGCAGCCATGTCTTCCCCGACGCCAGCCACTGCAGCCACCTCGAGAAGCCCGAGGAGTTCCGGGCCGTCATCGCCGACTTCCTCGCCGCCAACGACCCCACCGCCTGA
- a CDS encoding FadR/GntR family transcriptional regulator, producing the protein MAENGAAATPGLLQQQLDMPSRVDEITDRLVTAIALGEYLPGTRLPVERELAASLGVGRMTVRAALARLVERGLLETRRGRGGGSYVLEQWRDSSVEAVGRTLAMRLDELRDRCDAVCRLHGAICRAAAESRTDADMAALHAALAAFRAAGSGVEAQQADSRLHLTIMDAAHNPVLKKLLLDLEASVSIAAPAHPWGEHDTMAAMERRALHDHERLIDAIVAGRPDEADAIARAHVAIDFELIATAMRRAGVATD; encoded by the coding sequence ATGGCTGAGAACGGCGCCGCGGCGACGCCGGGTCTGCTGCAACAGCAGCTCGACATGCCGTCGCGCGTCGACGAGATCACCGACCGGCTGGTCACCGCGATCGCGCTCGGCGAGTATCTGCCGGGGACGCGTCTGCCCGTCGAGCGTGAGCTGGCCGCATCCCTCGGGGTGGGCCGGATGACCGTCCGCGCCGCTCTCGCCCGGCTGGTCGAGCGCGGCCTGCTCGAGACCCGGCGGGGTCGCGGCGGCGGTTCCTACGTCCTCGAGCAGTGGCGTGACTCGTCTGTCGAGGCGGTGGGCCGGACCCTGGCCATGCGGCTGGACGAACTTCGCGACCGCTGTGACGCGGTGTGCCGGCTGCACGGCGCCATCTGTCGCGCGGCGGCGGAGTCGCGCACCGACGCCGACATGGCGGCGTTGCACGCGGCGCTGGCGGCCTTCCGGGCCGCGGGCAGCGGCGTCGAGGCCCAGCAGGCCGACAGCCGGCTGCACCTGACGATCATGGACGCCGCCCACAATCCGGTGCTCAAGAAGCTGCTGCTCGACCTGGAGGCGTCGGTCAGCATCGCCGCGCCGGCGCATCCGTGGGGTGAGCACGACACGATGGCCGCGATGGAGCGCAGGGCTCTGCACGACCACGAACGCCTCATCGACGCCATCGTCGCGGGCCGCCCCGATGAGGCCGACGCGATCGCCCGCGCGCATGTGGCGATCGACTTCGAGCTGATCGCCACGGCCATGCGGCGCGCGGGCGTGGCCACTGACTAA
- the thyX gene encoding FAD-dependent thymidylate synthase: protein MAETAPLRVQLIAKTEFMAPPDVPWDTDADGGSALVEFAGRACYQSWSKPNPRTATNASYLRHIIDVGHLSVLEHASVSFYITGISRSCTHELIRHRHFSYSQLSQRYVPEHDAQVVVPPGIEGDAELEEIFTAAADAGRAVYSELLARLEAKLMGDEPGERRATLRRKQARQAARAVLPNATETRIVVTGNYRAWRHFIAMRASEHADVEIRRLAIACLRELVAVAPAVFADFEIYSLSDGTEVASTPLVTEA, encoded by the coding sequence GTGGCCGAGACCGCGCCGCTGCGCGTGCAACTGATCGCCAAGACCGAGTTCATGGCGCCACCCGACGTGCCGTGGGACACCGACGCCGACGGGGGCTCCGCGCTCGTCGAGTTCGCCGGCCGGGCCTGCTACCAGAGCTGGTCCAAACCCAACCCGCGCACGGCCACCAACGCCTCGTACCTGCGCCACATCATCGACGTGGGCCACCTGTCGGTGCTCGAACACGCCTCGGTGTCGTTCTACATCACCGGGATCTCGCGGTCGTGCACCCACGAGCTCATCCGGCACCGGCACTTCTCCTACTCGCAGCTGTCCCAGCGGTACGTGCCCGAGCACGATGCGCAGGTCGTCGTCCCGCCGGGCATCGAGGGCGACGCCGAGCTCGAGGAGATCTTCACCGCGGCCGCCGACGCGGGCCGCGCCGTGTACAGCGAGTTGCTGGCGCGGCTGGAGGCCAAGCTCATGGGCGATGAGCCCGGAGAAAGACGGGCCACGCTGCGCCGCAAGCAGGCAAGGCAGGCGGCGCGCGCGGTCCTGCCCAACGCCACCGAGACCCGCATCGTCGTCACCGGCAACTACCGCGCCTGGCGGCATTTCATCGCGATGCGGGCCAGCGAGCACGCCGACGTCGAGATCCGCCGGCTCGCGATCGCCTGCCTGCGCGAACTCGTCGCCGTCGCCCCCGCAGTGTTCGCTGACTTCGAGATCTACTCGCTGTCGGACGGCACGGAAGTCGCGAGCACCCCGCTCGTCACCGAAGCGTGA